The genomic stretch ttgttctgttggtaaaagCACAAATGCAAATGTCGATGAACTGCCTCAGCAGGAATTAGGAGTTTCAATGAATGGAAATGGAGTTACAACTTTAGTTACAGACACATGTGTGGCCATGGACAGAAGAAATGGAAACTGTGTATCTCACATCCCAGAGGTTGTTGAAGCAGATTTGGATAAAGAAAATGATAATTTGGCTGCTGAATCAGAATCTCACCTTGTTCGAAGAGACTCTTATTCTCGTCATGCTCCTTGGGGAGGGAAGAAGAAACACTCCTGCTCGACAAAAACCCAAATGTCATTTGAAACAGTTAAACGCTTTAGTAGAACAAGATCTGGTTTACAAAGGCGGGAAAGACGATATGGTGTAAGTTCCATCCATGACATGGAGAGTTTGTCTAATCGTGGTATGACACGTCCATCTATACGCCAGCGTTTCCAAGAAACTGTAGGACTCTGTTTTCCATTACGGACACATAATAAACAGCCAAAGAACTTGTTGTCAAGTAGGCGAAAAATTTTGCTGTCTGAACTGATGCTTGAAAAATGTCCTTTTCCCGCTGGATCAGATCTAGCCCAGAAATGGCATCTTATTAAGCAACATACAGCTCCTGTGAGCTCACAGTCAGCCTGTTGGCTTGAAACACTTGATCCTACTTTTTCTTCTACAGAAGATGAAGAAGATAGGCTTAGGGAAAGACGAAGGCTTAGTATTGAAGAAGGGGTTGATCCTCCTCCCAATGCCCTTATACACACTTTTGAGGCAACTGCACAAATTAATCAAACATACAAGCTGGGACCAAAGTTAGCACCTGGAATGAGTGAGCTTCCTGGTGACGGTCGTGGAGTGACAAATGGTGACTGGGACTTGGAAGAGGATTCTACTACTCTTTGTCTCCAAGCACGGAAACAGAAAACACGGCAGATGCCAGGAGAAAATACTGGTCTTGCTGCCAGACCTGGGCCCTGGAAAGTTCACACACAAATTGATTACATTCATTGCCTGGTTCCAGATTTGCTTCAGATTACAAGTAACCCTTGTTATTGGGGGGTCATGGATCGTTATGAAGCTGAGGCCCTCCTTGATggcaagcctgaaggcacatttCTACTCAGGGACTCAGCACAAGAGGACTACCTCTTCTCAGTGAGCTTCCGTCGTTATAACCGCTCCTTGCATGCCAGGATTGAGCAGTGGAATCACAATTTTAGTTTTGATGCCCATGATCCCTGTGTTTTCCACTCCTCCACAGTAACTGGCCTCCTGGAACATTATAAGGATCCTAGTTCATGCATGTTTTTTGAACCTTTGCTGACTGTTCCACTGACCAGGACTCTTCCCTTCAGCCTGCAGTACATCTGCCGTGCAGCCATTTGTTGTTGTACAACATATGATGGAATAGATGCACTTCCACTTCCCCCACCTCTACAAGAGTATCTGAAAGAGTACCACTATAAACAAAAAGTACGAGTGCGATGGTTAGAACGTGAACCATCAAAGGTTAAATAAGCACTCATCTTTTTTATATATCACTGatatctctgacacctcctcttccCCGGATGTATGGGACGTTATTAAAATTTTGTTCAGAATGAATAATTTAAGACTTGAATTAAGTCGCAATACGTGGTTACTCCATTTTGCAACTTCCTTTTAGTGTACTTTGGCACTTTGTGTCTGTAATTTAGTGGATACTGCAGGTCCATATACAGATTAACATGCATGTATTTATTATGTTGACAGTTAGCAATTTTCTAGCTTTGCAGTTGTCTTTGAGGGGTGCGGTCATAAAATTAATTTAGAGCAATTATGGAGCTCTCTGCAGAACTGATACAGAAATTATATATTTACTATAAAATCTTTGAAGTAGTGGTGAAATTGAATTTTAAGGAACTGCCATTTGAGATTGAACACCTTTATGTATTTTGGCATTGAAATTGAATGAATTTGATCAGGCTTTTAAGGATTTTGATTTGGATATCAGAAATGCCTTGCTCTATTTTTTCGATAATAAATTCTCTGGGCCGTTAAAGATGGTGATTATATGCCTGGTGGTTACAAAATGCAGCTCAAGTATATTATAACCAGtgtctgatcctttttttttaccattttgaAATCACTTTCAAGCATTTGTTTCTGGAATGCATATGACCGCTTCATGGCAGTCTCTTCTAATGAAATATTTGATGGCCATGACTAACAAAATATCATCCCTTGCATTTTCTGAGTGTGATTTTGGTTGTGTAATAAATCTGAATAGTACAGGAAACCCAATTCTGCTTTTAATTAAAATCTGAGAATGCAGTGGAAGATATCTTTAAATTATGTTTAGAAATATAGATAGAGGATACAGGTGGTTTGCTTTTGCTGTCTGAGCGGAAATCTATATTTTTATTCTTCAGAGTAATCATTTTGGAAATTAAGGGTGAAAATTACATCAAGAACATTAAAGTAGATGAAAAGTACATTGGAAAGTTGATTTGAATACCTAGAAAAGTTGGAAGGTAAACAAACAAGCCATAGCACCTTTATTGCAGCTGGGTGCTATGCTAGATTAAGTAATGGAAAAATGAGATTCCTTGGGCGAAGATTCAATAGGAAAGTGCTAACATAGGATAACCCTTGCTGCTGTGCAAGTTTCTCAAATACATGCTGTTAGTATAATATTGTTAGAGGCATTTTAAAATGGTGCCACTTATTTTCTAATATGTCGGTAACCATTAGATAATTTGGGACCCAAGACCAGCCAAAATTGCATTTTGGTAATTTTAAAAGCATCTAGTTAATATGGGAATTTTGTCATTTAACTTGGCATTGTATGATTGAAAACTAGAATGCTTCCTACCTATTTGGCCTTTGTTTTGATATTCACATATTATCATTAATGAGTCAGTGTCACTTTCACTTTAAATAGTAATGCCATCATCTGAAAGTTTCCTTTTAGTGTTCTATTTCAGTTCCAGAATTCTTAATGTTTTTGAAGCAACACAAGTTTTTAAGTAGCTGCTATACTGATCAGAAGCTCAATAGTTGCTCTATAAAGctgcagtgtgatcctctctttGCCAATGTGATCATAGGCAGCTACTGTAACCTTGGATGTGCAGCTTACTCCTATCCAAATTTAGTTTATTTTGTTCTGTATTAAGATAACTAACAAGCCATGCTGCATACCTTCTCATTTGACAGAGTAGCTTTTAGCAAGTTAACTTTCTGTTAGAGAAAATAATTAGATAGTTTGTGGAACTGGATTGTTTCTAATGTTCTTTGATTAACAATCTTAGTGCAACcaggattttattttttttaattgttcaAGCACTAAAGGCATTGGAAGGCTAAGCAATTTAGTATGTATTGGAAGCCTTAAATTGTTTCCAGATCAACTAAGTGAAGTTATCAAAACTAAGTATAAGCACTTGTTGTATTCCATATTTTAAAGATTAATCTCATTTTACATGAATTGCTTTTATAATGTTAATATTTTTCTATTGTATGCTGTGCAAGCATATCCTGGGAAACCCTTGACCACCCTAACATCCCCTTTAGGGTTATTGGATTAATTTTAAGATGTATTGTTAACAGGTGCCGTGAAAGTTAAAACTGCAGCAACTGCTTTCAATTTTAAGCTAATTAGTAAACTTGTAAATACACATACttcatatttataaaaatcaattcTGACTGTTTAGTATAAAGGTCTAATTCTTGTCACACATGAGTAGAATGTGTCAGTTTTAATGTCTTATTAAATGTTCAGATGTTGCACATTTAAACTGTAAACATTTGTATCAACTGCCTGGCAACCTTTCAATATTTCATCTCTAATACCTGGTTTTGCTTTCATTTGAGATTTCAGAAAATTATCAGAATAATTAGTATGTCTGCAAGGGCAAGCATCTTTATTCTTTTCTGGCATTGTGTATTCTGAATTGTAGAAATGGTTCAATTGCATCAATTCTTTCCTGAAATTTCTACAATTGTTTGATGCAGGCTTCTGAATAGCATTTGTTGCACCTCATTTACAAGTtaggcatttttttaaaaagcaataaTATTTTGGAACAAATATGCCAATAAGAAGACTTGTGTCTTGAAGCTTGAATTACTACATAGCTTGTACCATTTTCCAGTTCAAAAAAATTCTCAATTTCTGAATATTTTAATTTGTTTCATTAGGTGTAAAATGGGACTGTAAGAAAAGTTCAAAAGGCATATCAAAGTTAACAATGTTTTTCTTTCCCCAAATTGGttcaatataaatatatatatatatatatatatatagaaaggtATTATAAATCTGGCAGAATTTTCTGTTCTCCAGGCTTTTTATTAATAATTGGCTCCCACTCAAAGCATTGTGCAGAAGTAGGACAATGCCAACTAATGAAGTAAATTTTGCATTATTCACAGAAATGCAGATTGTCTTTTCCGGGAATTTCTTGTGCTATCAGCATTAGATTAATTGGGCATTGATTTCCCAGGCATTTGTGAAATGGTGCTGGTGGAAACAAGTTGCAGAATTTGAGAAGGAAGGCCAGAAAACAATGAACAACAAATACCTGGAACTCATTTGAATGAAAGGCAATGTACAGTATTTACATTTCAGCTCTACTGGACTCTTGAACCATTTCCACAAATATCTGGTTCCTGCGTTAATCAAATTCAAATTATGAATGATATGGATGTTTAAAAAAACATATTAAAAAGTTGACAATggatctttcaaaaatcttttAATATGCCCAGATTTATAGTTTAATACTCATCTTTGTGGATgttgaagaaattttaaaaatttgatTAGTCATAATTTGAGATGGTCTCTAATTTTGCCTTTGCGTACTGAGCTGAGTGTTCTCTGTAATGCGTTAAAGTTCTTCCTTCTAGTCTACCGTCTTTGAGGTGCTTTCACTTTATATTCCTGCATCTCCAAGCTGTTTTGTCCAGAGCAACGACCTGTCAAGGATGCCATCCCAATGAATACAAAAGGTTTAACATTACATTGTACCTGCACAGTATGTGGAAACTGTATATCTACAGCTACACACTAAATTAGATTAGCATCACCAATTCTCaatttttattttgtaactttttTAAATTTGTGAATTAAAACTGCATTCTATTAATTTAATATTTCTATGGCCTCTAGTTGATAGTTCTTTGAAACCAAACAAAATTGTTTCAGGTTAGGTACTGTTTATGTTAGACCATTTTATCACTGTTTTGCTTGTCTAGATTTTCATAACTGTACTTCATGGATGCAGAAGCAAAATAATTCAAATGGATTTGAATAGGTAATATTGATCAACTATATTGGTTaatttccatttaaaaaaaaaccttccttaTTTTAAGGATAAAATTGCATCCAGGTTGTAGTGCAAGGAAAAGCTCTTGATCTGACACTGAGCTAATTTCCTCATAATTTTCCTCTTGGGCTTGGAACGACGGCAAATATTTTGTTTATTGACATTGTAAGCTTAGAATTTGGGCAGTCTTAGTTCATTTTccataactgttcctaaactagTACACAATTTAACAGTAGGGGCACCTTGTTAGGGAATTAGAATTCAGTTCTATTTAAATCCCAACAAGTATTATGCAATTGGTGCTAGCAAGTTTCATATTCTTTAGTCACTGTTTCAATCATTTCAGACCATTAAAGTTGTCCTTTTATGCTGGTGAAAGATGCTATCACGGTTGCAACACCTGTCCTAATTATTTTGAACTATTATGTTGattgtttttaaaaatgtttttcatgatggatgctgaggAGATGTTTTGTTACTCATTGTTTTTGTGCTGTGGACTAGTGACTTTGGATTCTAAAGCACTTTACAAGAGTTTTAAACCTATCAATACTA from Hemitrygon akajei chromosome 7, sHemAka1.3, whole genome shotgun sequence encodes the following:
- the socs5a gene encoding suppressor of cytokine signaling 5a, with protein sequence MDKVGKMWSSLKYRCQNFFVNDGGGPNENVLNCSSCSVGKSTNANVDELPQQELGVSMNGNGVTTLVTDTCVAMDRRNGNCVSHIPEVVEADLDKENDNLAAESESHLVRRDSYSRHAPWGGKKKHSCSTKTQMSFETVKRFSRTRSGLQRRERRYGVSSIHDMESLSNRGMTRPSIRQRFQETVGLCFPLRTHNKQPKNLLSSRRKILLSELMLEKCPFPAGSDLAQKWHLIKQHTAPVSSQSACWLETLDPTFSSTEDEEDRLRERRRLSIEEGVDPPPNALIHTFEATAQINQTYKLGPKLAPGMSELPGDGRGVTNGDWDLEEDSTTLCLQARKQKTRQMPGENTGLAARPGPWKVHTQIDYIHCLVPDLLQITSNPCYWGVMDRYEAEALLDGKPEGTFLLRDSAQEDYLFSVSFRRYNRSLHARIEQWNHNFSFDAHDPCVFHSSTVTGLLEHYKDPSSCMFFEPLLTVPLTRTLPFSLQYICRAAICCCTTYDGIDALPLPPPLQEYLKEYHYKQKVRVRWLEREPSKVK